The Artemia franciscana chromosome 2, ASM3288406v1, whole genome shotgun sequence genome segment tgggagggggtctaggtacccttcaattttttttagggcactagaacttttaatttccattagaaagaGCCCTATCGTGACACTAGGaccctgggtcgatacgattatccctgcagaaaaaaataagattaacacgcatccgtgatccgtcttctggtaaaaaatacaaaattccacatttttgtagataggagcttgaaacttctacagcagggttctctgatacactgaatctgatggtgtgattttcgttaagattctgtgacattTAGGGGTTTCtctcccttttttctaaaataaggcaaattttctcaggctcgcaacttttgacgggtaagactaaacttgatgaaacctatatatttaaaatcagcattgagccgggttgctgcttactacagttcgttgacacgaactgtttgatatctatGCAAAAAGATAAGGCTTTGgatgccaaaaaaaataatcatccGACCAAATAAGAATTTTTACAAAAGTGCAGTTATTTTGGGGAGAGGTTAAAATGATGGCTAATCCTGAATGTTCTTTATTTCCACAATCCTTATGCCTACTTTTCTTTTAAGGTATAGGTCCGGACGGGCATATTGCTTTCAACGAACCAGGCTCTTCACTAAGCTCCCGAACAAGAGTTAAAACTTTAGCTTACGACACTATACGTGCAAATGCACGGTTTTTTGACAATGACATCACAAAGGTTCCAACACGTGCCCTTACTGTAGGAGTTGGTACAGTCATGGATTCAAAAGAGGtgagtgaggggggggggggcgagaaTGATTGCTTTAAGAGATAGGTCCTGGTTATAACCCCCAGGCTATATATTGGATCTTCAAGTATGAAGTCTTTAGATTTAAGATAAAGTatataattgtgttgcgagagcaacactttggttttgtcgtgtttttttttactagcaccgcgatttcagcttattcctagaaagtggtaagggccTAACCTCCGCGGTATTTACAGAAAGTGTGGAACTTTAGCCGGATtgtacattttggaaagcttcgtagaactcttgcctggggccaaaaatcttTTGTTTCTACCCacttctgttcgtgatttcagcagagtttatcattcggtttttcgtaCTTGgtattgcggtagagaaatggtatcagatgtgcctcttaaactttaaaagttctctcattgctaaagaaattagagtttatcatttgctcctttctaagtgatgacgttagaaacttggcctacggcaaaaaagtcaacttttaaactaagacagatttttttttcgacggcagtcgatagctcttgatgagctgatcaaagtatatgccatccattttttggtagaaaaattccttcttgagatatatcagtttgaaagtttgaaggggttgacaacttcagtagtaaactgaaaacgaaaataGGCcaatacagaaatggtatcagatgtgcctctgaaactttaaaagttcaGTCATTACTaaggaaattagagtttatcgtttgcttctttctaagtgatgacgttagaaacttggcctatggcaaaaaagtcaacttttgaactaagacagatagatttttatttcgacggcaatcgatagctcttgatgagctgatcaaagtgtatgtatccattttttgctagaaaaatttcttcatgagatataccgatttgaaattttaaaaggggtgacaacttcagtagtaaggtacatactgaaaccaaaaatagaccgataccaattgtgagacatataggggagttttaagccagtggttcccaacctttttcggtccgcgtacccctagtcaaggcccaaaaagtttgcgtacccctttcttgagaatcgttgttttacttttttcttaactaaaatcagattttcaaaaacacgagatttattgtccagtatgacggtgcttaaatgtacgtacaaaatcaatgagaaacttgaggctgcttttttgctaaaatattatcaaatcttggctcgatgtcactaacggcaattataaggtcattttgtacactcagtctgtttctgtgtttggttttgatcaatgacattgccgaaaatgacacttcacaaaggtaagtggatccgaatggtaacaaagcagacatggcgatttcacttagttccttgtattctcctttcacctccagccaaaactgggaaacagttacattttggaatttcagttctaaggcgcgatcactggcaagttcgatcagattctctgtaagcttgtcactaagaccggagcttgaggtcacctcttcaacaaatggattttggatccaatcctgcgttctatcttggttcataatcgatgggaaatatgacacaagttcatctcgcaactttgtcagatgctcccgattacaatcacagattgtgttgaggttatcaatttcactatcgtccgcaaacttgtcaagggtcgggaagacactaacgctgtttctttgaacctttttaagccagaactccaatttcttgatgaaagcacacatcttcgaattcagggagagttcgtccgtccggaaaccttgcattgacagattcaagtcattcagtttgtcgaaaatatccACAAGATAGGCCAGCCAgcagacccagtcctggttttcaaaaagtgaactgaatgcagatctttgctccagaagaaacatataaacttcttgtcgaagctcgaaaagtctgtttaaaatcttcccacgagacaaccagcgaacttctgtgtgcagaagtaatgttgatgttctgaacccatctcttggcacagcaacttgaacattcttgagttcagtggtcgggctttgatgaagttgatcacttttacagcctcgttgagggtctcgtgcagatgtgcgttcatccttttcgatgcaagagcttgcctgtgaatgatgcagtgcaaccacttcacctttggatttttcttccttatccaggccatgagcccattattcttccctgttagggcggcagctccatcactgcaaactgatagacaccagtcccacaagatgcccccttctgcgaagaatttgtcaatcaccttgaatagttcttctcgtgttgttcttgactgtaggttttgacaaaacagaatattttctcttatgtcagaacaatcttgatatcgaacaaagacgatcacctgggcttcacctgacacatccgtgctttcgtcaagctgtaacgcaaacatcttcgtcaactttatttgctcaataacctgcatgacaatattgcttgcaatgtcttctatccttcttgaaatggtattgttcgacacaggtatagactgaagggcagtagcagttttcgtgtcaaacattatttcactgactttcactagtgctggtaatatcagacattcggcgatggtgtgcggtttttttctgtttcgcactaaatatgaaacagcatacgaagcccggagagcctttgaagaaactgatgccacttttgcaatttccaaacagttacAAGCGAATGTTCTtatttacgcttgaaaaactctatgggcttaccgagccggttcatatgcgcaggtttcatggaactgttggccaagacttgaccacaaagaacgcactgtgcattcactggatcagactttgtcgcactaaatcgagccctaggtattctgacaaatatcgacgcactttgaccgatgattcgtcatatttcttcttcttaggtgcaggttcagagttttgggtaccatcattcggcctcttgttattcctgatcaggaatatatccatctttgtttgcaaccacaattcacgaacttcgtgtttcaacagatgacaagatactgaacccgctgagtttaaatcgagaccttacggctatggagaaaaatttgcgggttactgaaagcgaaagttttgaaaatgagtctgaaattacatacaatgggttatgttatctgattttgagggaaatgttggaactgagtcagaaacaagttttaaagatgtagaacctaaattaattttgggaccttcgcgtaccccctgcgagggtttcgcgtaccccctggggtacgcgtaccaccggttgggaaccactgttttaagcaacagtcgtctgttagctcataatcatcttcggaaATTAGGGGTTCGTAACCTTTGCTAGTTGgtatacctattatttgtttgtggcgtatttgatggtaagaccaatttggtttaAGTGGTAAGACATAGTGGGgtacttgtaagtaataataggctgttaggctacaatcatcatcagcgatgaggggtttgcaatctttgctagttgcaatgaggggtttgcaattTTGTGATCTGGTGTACCTAGCATTtattctctctctttctcttcctctctctctctctctgtctctctgtctctgtctctgtctctctctctctctctctctctctctctctctctctctctctctctctctctctctctctctctctcctctctctctctctctctcctctcatctctctctctctctctctctctctctctctctctctctctctctctctctctctctctctctctctctctctctctctctctctctctctctctctctctctctctctcctctctctctctcctctctctctctctctctctctctcttctctctctctctctctctctctctctctctctctctctctctctctctctctctctctctcctctctctctctctctctctctctctctctctctctctctctctctctctctctctctctctctttctctctctctctctctctctctctctctctctctctctctctctctctctttcatcATTTTTGAAACTCAGGTAAATGTTCTCAGCCTTGTCCCTTTTGATTGTAATGTTTTATTGGTAATACTTGATTAAACTTTATTTCATTCGGAAAGAGTAGGAACTCCTCCTACAGAGGCTAAAGAAGTAAGTTATCACAAAGATACCACAGAAGCTTTCAATTGCATAAATCCTTTCAAAAGATTAAACTGTACGGTTAGTCCTATATTTATCCATGTCTGTATGTGGTAGTGCTTCAGGTGCTTCAGAAGAACGGTCAAAGAGATAAGGACCTATAACTCGTTCCCAAGCACCAGTATTATAGTGATATTATTCCAAGCGAGATTTTAATGCCACTTTATTTAAGGTGATGATTCTAGTAACAGGAGCTCATAAAGCTTTGGCTTTATCAAAAGCAGTTGAAGAGGGTGTGAACCATATGTGGACAGTTTCAGCAATTCAGATGCATCCAAAGGGAATGATTGTCTGTGATGAGACAGCAACTTTAGAGCTGCGAGTCAGGACTGTTAAATACTTCAAGGTAAATTGGCATTCTTTTAATAGTTTCAAATGAGTAATTGATATTCACAGCAGTGCAATCTTAATTTCCTTTATTTACCTAAGCTACAAAAGGAGCACCTAATGCTTGCAGTTTTGCAAGCTTTGTTTACATAATATCTTTGTTTACATCGTTTTTTTCTTACTATTAAAATGACTTATAACACTTGTAATTCTTAGGTTTTTAGTATAATAAAATCATTCCATCTGATAGAAGCTATTCTGATCAAACTTGAATCTCAAGTCAAAGTGTCCCTTGGGTATATAGCTTTTGCTACTTTGCCTAAAGCAATTGGATTATATTGAATTGCATTGCTATTTTCTATTAGTTTAGCCTTTTGTTCTTAGGGTTTTTGATTAAAGCTATTTGATTTAGGCTAGTACATACCGTCGTATACTAGCAGGAGCCAAGCATTGgagatttaataaatataaaggcTCAATGGCATCTATTTAGAAAAGGCACATGCCTGGAAGCACTAGTATTGTAGAATAAAATCATCCCATCTGTTAAAATCTATTCTGCTCAactaaaatttcaaatcaaattgtCTCTTGTATTTAGTTGGATACAAAATTTTATCTGCTTGGCCTAAACTTATTCTTTTGAATTAATTGAATTATATTCCTACTTTCCTGTGGTATAAATTTTCTaaggattttttattaaaatcatttatatatagACTAGTACAAACCATCATACTCAAGCCAAATGCTGGAGATCCTACAAATGTAAAGACTCCAAACCATCTATTAAAAAAGTGGAACACACCTGGAAACACTTGTAATTTTAAGGCTTCTAGTTGGATAAAATAGTCCCATCTGTTAAAATCAATTCTGCTCAGCTAAAAATTCAAGCCAAATTGTCTCTTGGATGTATCCGGAAAATTTTGTTTCGTTCTTGGCCTAAACTAATTCCATTGAATtggcaaaattatatttttattttcctgtgATATAACTTTTTCTTAGGGTTTTTGATTAAACTCATTTACATATAGGCAGGTACAAACAATCATGCACAAGCAAAATgaattttgcttgaaaatttcaatattttttgccagaagacaagtcACGgggcaatccctcgctctttacgctaaagtttgactctttgccacaattctgctttttaaaactattaaaagctttagcgtaaagagcgagggattgcagaggggaagacccatttcatatacggagtaatttctgttcgttttaagttttaatgtcgctccttactttcagttaaaaaaactagtttttttttatgtaatctcgATAAAGACCAAAGTCAGAGTCTAAGGAGCATCCACGCGAACTGTGCTACTGAATGCCAGTGACACATGGTCGCTGAAGGCTGTAGAAGCTAAAGCTCTGGACTCGTTTGATCACATCTGGCTTCCCTTTATACTTTGAATCAGAAGATGGTCTAGAATATCCAATAGCGAAGTAAGAAGCCGCTGTGGCTAGACTGAAGAGCTATCACATACCCTTAATATACGTCACCTCAAACCTCTCGCCCACCTCTTGGGCAGCCCCAAAGTACGATATGTTGAGACGACCTTATCTGCGAGCCAGTATCATGCTGAAGACAACATTGGGGAGGACAGATGAAACAAATTTAGCAAAAACTCAAAGAGGATCTTGAGCCGTGCGGAGGCTTCCTTAGTCATAGTAGGAGATGGGATAGAGAGAGGCTGAGTATCGGTGAGGAAGCTGTAGCTGTCAGATCGAAGTTCTCGTCAGACTCAATTCTAAAGTCTACTGATGCTGGGCAGAACAGTTCTTCGTCTGGTTCCCGCCGAAAGTAAGCAAGTAAGATTTTCTCCAAAGTAAGGGATTTATGTAATTAAATCATTTTGTTTGAACTTTTTATATGGATATTcctttcattatatttgatgctAACTGGCCGCTTTGAAAAAGTTTTACAAAGCGTTTTTGGTCACAATAGAACGAAAAATATCTCCAGTTTTAGAGATGGATAAATTACAGCTAATAATTACATAATTTGGATACTCAAGGAACATATTCATTGGGCACAGCATAAATATAATAAAGTAGCAAATTGTTTCTCCAAACATGACACACATTTCATAGCTTGTAATTAAGCAAGGTGACGGACCGTCAGAGCAATACATCTGCAGAAGTATATATGTCAGAGCCATAGTTTCAGTTGCTACTTGGTTTTCCATCGGAAACATTTGTCATTGCGCTTGCGCAAAGGCTGTGTCATAACAAGGTTGCCAACTTTCTGGTCCATGAATATGTCCCTCAACCATCCATAAATCTGTCATTTTCAGCCaaattatattcatattttatcTATCATAGGTCCAACTTGAAATCTCAAAGACTTCTTTTTAATACTTGTGTTATTGACTAAAAGACGCTTTGTAAACATCTTTCAAAGCAGCCACTTAACATCAAATAtagcgaaaaaaattaatttaattcatCCGCACAGAATGAATTAGTGTGAAAACATTAAACTCATGAAAATGTAAACAATAAATAACTATTTGTGGGAGCTTAGAGTTCATCTGCCAAAGAGAATTCCTTCTTGACAAGTGTGGTCGGCATGAGGGTCAGCGGTGTTATGAATGCTTTTGGTTCCCTTGTCAACTCGCAGGCCATGTTAGAGTTGCATAGCCATGGTGTTAGTCTTGATATAATTTTCCCATTATATTATATGCATATGCatctaaaattttgtttgaagtTGGGAAATGTACTTTCGGATAGTGAGCTCCGTTTATTCGTCGGAATAAAGCAAGGAGCCATCACATCACCAATTATCTACAACAAGGCGTCTCTTCCTGCACAGATTACCCTACCTGTTGGTTGCATTTCAAAGCGGATGGAGACATCAGTGCTTTGTTATGCGGACGATCTGTTAAATCCGTACCAGTCAATAGCTAGTCTTCAGCGAAGTTTTGATGATCTGTCGGATAGATATCTACAAATAGGACTAGAAACAGAATTAGCCCTAAAAAGGGGTAAATTTGGAAAATGTAATCTTGCGAATTGATAAACCTGAATTTCAGCTATCGAATGTATAACAAAATCGTCACCCTGCGTTGAAACATCAAAATTGCAGGACTGCCGAGGAATAAGGTTACCAAAAGCATTCACAATGGATATAAACCTTAAGCCATTTGTCTTTTTAAGGTGGAGCTGGCCACCTTATGTCAATATCGGTGACAAAATAACATAGAATAAGATAGAATAAGGGGCACCAAATCATAGAATAGGAATAGAAGCAAACCTTGAAAGTTGTTCAAGATTTTTCGAATGAGGGCAATTTTAGCTTTGATTATACTTACTATTTAAGTTGAAAAGAAGGCATCCCGGGAACAGAGACATCACTTCAGTATCGGCTTGGGCTAACTGGGCCAAAATTCAAGGATTCTCCTTGAGAGAGAGATAGAAAGAGCCTCAAACCATACTATCCCTGTTGTCATGCAGTTTTCCCCCTTTCTATACGAATTGCTTTgctcaggaaaaaaaataataataagtattGCATTGTGCCCGCACCGCTTTTTACTTCAGCGGTGCTATTGTGCTGCTTATGATTTCTTGTCATTTTGAGTCTTagatgttctttggactattttaagtGACGTTGCTACGTCAAAATTTCGACAAAATgcctttggggaaaagagggctttgggaggagggggactagttgccattttatcacttttgattcttaa includes the following:
- the LOC136038023 gene encoding glucosamine-6-phosphate isomerase-like isoform X2, yielding MRLIILESEDKVGKYAADVVLDRIQEKCPTKENPFVLGLPTGLPKNHPESYHHYMWENFFSKIDILAENVHILNGNADDLKMECKKFEEEITKAGGVDLCIGGIGPDGHIAFNEPGSSLSSRTRVKTLAYDTIRANARFFDNDITKVPTRALTVGVGTVMDSKEVMILVTGAHKALALSKAVEEGVNHMWTVSAIQMHPKGMIVCDETATLELRVRTVKYFKSLLEHSV